One part of the Desulfovibrio sp. JC010 genome encodes these proteins:
- a CDS encoding glycosyltransferase family 2 protein, whose translation MTNHLELSLVIPVYNEQDNLRKLMQEIDSALEPINVPYEVIFVDDGSKDSSLTVLKDISSAYPKARYISFAENRGQSAAFCAGFDEARAPRVATMDADLQNDPADLPGMLNLYNEGHTMTIGWRQKRKDVWIKRIGSKIANAIRNRLTNETVQDTGCSLKIMDTDMVRSIPRFNGMHRFLPTLMKMQGASVAEMKVNHRPRYEGESKYGTLDRAIAGGYDLLGVRWLLGRHFSYSVKERSGDE comes from the coding sequence ATGACAAACCACTTAGAACTTTCCCTCGTAATCCCTGTTTACAACGAGCAGGACAATTTACGAAAACTGATGCAGGAAATTGACTCGGCCCTTGAACCGATCAATGTTCCCTACGAAGTTATATTTGTAGATGACGGCAGCAAGGACAGCAGCCTTACCGTTCTCAAAGATATTTCATCCGCCTACCCCAAGGCCCGCTATATCTCCTTTGCGGAGAACAGAGGGCAATCTGCGGCTTTCTGTGCCGGGTTCGATGAAGCACGCGCCCCCCGTGTAGCCACCATGGATGCCGACCTGCAGAACGATCCTGCCGATCTTCCGGGCATGCTCAATTTATATAATGAAGGGCATACCATGACCATTGGCTGGCGTCAGAAACGCAAGGATGTCTGGATCAAACGTATCGGCTCCAAGATTGCCAACGCCATCCGCAACAGGCTGACCAACGAAACCGTGCAGGATACCGGATGTTCCCTGAAAATCATGGATACCGATATGGTTCGGTCCATCCCCCGGTTCAACGGCATGCACCGCTTCCTGCCTACGCTCATGAAAATGCAGGGCGCATCCGTGGCTGAAATGAAGGTCAACCACCGTCCCCGCTATGAAGGCGAATCCAAGTACGGCACTCTTGATAGAGCCATTGCCGGAGGATACGACCTCCTCGGCGTACGCTGGCTGCTGGGTCGTCATTTCTCCTATTCCGTTAAAGAACGCAGCGGCGACGAATAA